The sequence ggtccaattctgttcaatatcttcatcaattacttagataatggcatacagagtacacttaataaagtttgaggatgataccaagctgggaggggttgcaagtgctttggaagataggattaaaattcaaaatgatctggacaaattgaagaaatggtctgtagtaaataggatgaaattcaataaggacaaatgcaaattactccacttaggaaggaacaatcagctgcacacgtACAaattgggaaatgactgcctaggaagaagtactggagaaagggatctgggggttatagtggatcacaagctaaatatgagtcaacagtgtaacgctgttgcaaaaaaaagcaaacatcattctgcgatatattagcaggagtattgtaagcaagacacgagaagtaattcttccactctactcagctctgattaggcctcaactggagtattgtgtccagttctgggtgccacatttcaagaaagatgtggacaaattggaaatgTCCAACTCAAGAGATTGCACAATATTTGTCTTCTCCAGCCTTCGCAATCTTGACTTGACCTTGTCCCCATTGCCTCAGCTGtactgtgtgatttttttcttcatcgAAGGAGAATCCACAAACTGGCAATGCAGTTCATCACAATGACATATTAGGTACCTTGGCTCTTTGAACAACATGAGGTATTTGGGGATTTCCAGACTCCCCCACCTGTCCTTACTAGTATCCAAGGAGGAATGACATATACCTTAAAGATGTAACCTGCCATGGTAGGTTCCAACTTATCTATAGGCTGGACACTATACACTCTTAATGCATCACTTAGACCTGTGACCACTGGTACTGCTAGTACCCAAGGAATTATCCATGTTTCATCAAACGTGCACCTTTTCTGAGCATAATGGATTCCTGAGTAGCATCCCTGCTCCAAtctactccttttatttttgtctatTGTTCTAGCAGTTTATTTCTTATGAACCCATGTATTTCCCCATGCTCAATTTCATTTACTCCAACTTGAAGCGCCTGTGTTAAGAAACACAAACAGGTACTTTGCCTTTGACAGATTATGATGGTTCATGATTTTTCCTAGTTTATTGAGTGCTGCTTCCACTTCTCTAAACATCTGTCCTGTTATCCTAGCATCCTGAACACCCTTTAAATTCTCCCCTATATCCTCATTCCATTGTTTATTTAATTGTAACAGGTTTTACAATTGAACTCTCATGCTCTAATTTTCCTCCCACAATATTGTGATTCCATGCTGATGTTCCCAATGCCCCGACCCTTAGTACAGTTTccatatctttttttaatttctcttcccCTGACTCTTTCCCTTCTCAGGCCACCAAATTTCCTTGAATTCAATCCCATCCATTGGCTGTCTGAATTTTTACCCGACTTCTTATATCATTTGCATTTAGACGTGCAAATATTTCACATGACAGAGCTGCTGTGGTAATGTAAAATCGGATACATTCAATACTATAGGTATCACTTGTTACTGTGTGTTATTACTCATAATCTGATGTTCACAATTTATCACTAGTCCATCATCAGGTCATGGTTCCATTTCTGGACATGGTTCATTATCTTCCTTCAATTCTAGAGTAGTAGACATTGTTACTCCAGTATGTTCAGGAGTGGGAGTGGTACTCTGCAAGTCCTTAATCACATTCAGAAAAAAAGGTCAAAGTCTCAGTCACTTTCCTGGCATGGTAGTGGATTCATGGGCGGTAGTTCAATGATTTACTAATATAATTGTAATATTTCCCAACAGTGCTAACTGTGTGGTTAGGTTAGCCATTACCATCCCATTTAAACACACCACCCCACTAGGTCCCCCAttccaagtccctgctcctgAGAGCTGTTAGGATCTTCCACCTTGGCTGCAGTCCAGTCTGTACCAGAACATTGTAGGCTTTTTTGCATGACTACCTGGGAACCGTAAGGCTAGGGTGGTATTCTCCCCCTCATGCACTGTCCCCTCATTGTTTCTCTGCTGTATCCTGAATTCCATGGATCCCAACGTAGTTCATATTATGCCTCCCATGTTAATCaacatctgaaaaagaaaacaattattcTTGCTTCCCTTTTTTTACATCAGTAGATTCCTTTCTGTCCCTCCCTCTGTACAGGTTCAGCTGCATTGCATGCAACCATCGACTCACCACCCATTTTTCATCCTTTACCTGAACCAGGTATACTGATGGACTAGCCTTATCCATTACATAGCAGGGACCCTCCAAAATGGATTTGGGAAAAGGCTTTTTCTCTGAGACATACTGTACAAGCACCTGATCTCCTACTTCATGCTCCACGCCAGAGACTTGGCCATCAAAATACCTTTTCAGTTTTCATTGGGCCTTCCCTAAATTAAGACGTTTACATTTGTAAACTGCAATTTTAATGTTATACGTTGGCTTTGAATACATTTTTCACAGCTGAGATAACTTTGGGGGTGGTGGCTCTGTTAACTGCTGTATGTTAGAAATATTCTGTATTGAGACCGCTTTGATTTCCTTATTCTTTTCTAAGTTTCATCCAGCTTCAATATAGGTACCATTGCTGCTACACTGTTCTTTTTCTGACAGCAATATTAGTGGCTACGTTACTTTATTTTTCTATTGATCTTAGTAGATAGTCCTTCTCTCAACATGCCTTTTTTGTAAAAAAAGAGTCATCAACATTCCCTTTAATACTAACATTTTTTAACAATTTAATACTTGCACTCGTCCCGACTGTCTAACTTTTTCTCTCTGTAGTGTTCATAATCTGTACAAAACTCCATTTAACGTCACATCCCCTTCCTTAAATCACTCAGcttccatttttcattttggaatAGGACATTTCCTAAGGCTTCACTAGCTTCTAAATTCTAGGATTGTAAACTTTTCACCTTTTTCCCCAGTGTGGCACAATTTTTTAGCCAATGCATTTGGAAGCTTTAAGCTTATCTCTGTgtcttttgtattcatttttcagCTTTACACATTTTGAAGCTGTGTCTGCAAAGCTGTACTCCAGATACAGCCTTTTAAAGACAGCTGTGTTTTGTAGTCCAAGATTGTCAATAACCACACAGATCAAGTCCACTGCCTCTTTACAGTAAAGATACGGTTACAGGGGAGGGGGTTCCTGTTCCTTAACCTAGATACACACATCCAtactctcctcccccgccctcaaAATTTCAAACATAAAGTAAAAACTTCAGGAACTAGTATGCACAGTTCCAGAACGTCAGTGTGTGTCACATGCTCCCTGCAGTGTAAAGAATGACTCCCTTAACTGTATACACAGTGTGTGAACTACTGATATCAACATGTTCTCATTGACGTGTGAGAAAAGGTTAGCCAAATCCACCATTTTAGGCCTTTGCTAAAATCCAATATGCTCCCAAACACTAAAATCAGGAAATACAATTAAGGCAATATCTAACACCTCTCCTCACCCCCCAAATCTTAATTCTGCCTTTTCTGAGCAATGGGCCGAGTCCCAAAGAAAATCCTGTCTTTGGTTAGTTTTAACTAAGCCTTGTAGTACACTGCGTCATGTACCACCAGACTGCTGGAATGACCCAgagcaatagaatcatagaaaagtagggcTGAGAGGTCATCAAGTTGAGCTAGCTCTGCActgtggcagaaccaagtaaacctagaccatccttgacagctgtttgtctatcccgttcttaaaatcctccaatgatggggattccgcaatctcccttggaagcctattctgaatcttaactacccttatagttagaaagtttcctaatttctaatctaaatcgCCCTGGCTTCAGATTAAGcgcattacttcttgtcctacctttagtggacatggagaacaattgatcttaATTCCTACTTTTTTTCAACATTTCTTCATAGGTCAGTGTAGTGGGGTGAgcacccactccagccctgaaggggttggaaaagccctgcagagggctggagctggggaagggagcaAAACCCCGGCCGATTGGGGGAAGTGGAGGCAGATgtgggccacgccccaatcagggcccagctggctttataaaggctgtgagccagatgCTCAAAaagactttctttctttctttcgaggGAGAAGGGTCTGGCTGCAAGGTGCCGAGCAGGACACCTAGTTTggcgcagggctggggaaaggccaagggagcctGGGTGCTCCGGCCTAGGGAAGCCCCAGGCTGAGGGCCTGGTAAATCCTATTATGTATgagggttgcagggggcagccacgggtaggcagaggcagcaggtccaaacccaaccttgccggtgatgagtggctcatactttAGTCTGCCCCAGGGtgtgggggctagctggtgactggcaggagcctatgactgaggcaaggtagggctagtgggtggggggttcccctggaagggggagacccagaactgtggggtagTGCCAGGGGGTAGCACCCAAGAcaggggcaccggggtcctgggagggacatgggagccagcagcaaggcgagATGCCGGCCTGAAGAGGGCACTCTGGAGGCTGGAAcgctaattcccaaggacaaccagcaggaggcactgccgGTGAGTCTGCGCCCAGTTAGTcaggtttctaaaccttttattatttttgttactctcctctggtctctccagtttgtccacatctttcataaAGTGTGTTGCCTAAAACTGAATgtagtattccagctgaggcctcacctgtgCTCAGTAAAGTGGGACAATTGTCTCCCGTGTCTTGCATGCAACACACCtgttaatacatcctagaatattgcctttttcataactgcatcacattgttgactctcattcaatttgtaTTCCACTCTAACTCCCAGATCATTTCTAGCAGTACTACAtcctagaccagaggtgggcaaactacgccCCGCggaccacatccggcccgtgggaccatcctgcctggcccttgagctcctggccagggaggctagcccacgGCCCCTCCCTCACTGtccctcttcccctgcagccacgctgCAGCGCGGATCTTGCTCTGGGCAGAGGAGCTGTGCGCTCCTGCCGAGCAGAGTGGCAGCGTGTCCAGCTCTGGCTGGGTGGtgtggctgccagacatgctgctctgagcggcacgGTAAGGGGGCTGGCGCCGgtgggttggataaggggcggggagtcccagggggcggtcaggagacaggaagcggttggatggggcagaggttttgCAGGGGGCGTgacggtcaggggatggggaacaagggttggataggcatggggtcctggggggcctgtcaggggtgtggatagggattgggggactgggagcaggggggttggataggaactggggtcccgggggggtggttaggggacaaggagcaggggggttggataggaagtgggagggggcggataatggtcaggggccaggctgtttggggaggcacagccctccatacagttttgcaaccccaatgtggcccttgggccaaaaagtttgcccacccctgacctagacagttaatccccattttgtagttgtacactatttttccttcctaagggtAGTACCTTGCACATATCGATATTGcatttaatcttgttgatttcagaccaattgtccaaTAGTGcatcagaaaggagagagaaagggtaCCTGGGCCTGTGTGAATTCCAGTGCAGATGGCAGGTGCTAGAGGTCACTGAGAATATAGAAAAGGGTTAGAAACAGGTAACGCTCACATATTCCCCAATTTTCTATACATAACTAATGGAATGTCAGATTCTGGAAGTGGTAATAAATGCCATTTTAGCACATCCTTTGGCTGAAATTAAGGCGTACTTATCACATTAACCGTCTTTATGCATGCTTTGGAAAATGGCAGTGAATGTGGGGTATAAGAAAAGTGAAAGATGTGTCAGGAAATCTGATTGGCCACATTTTGCTGCACactgcaactttttaaaaaatctaaggaacattttcaaaagaaatagcCCATGGTGTGAAACACTTTTTCTGGAAGATCCTCCAGCAGTGAAAATACACCAGTGATAAATAAAAAGCACATTTTGAATGTGGCTCTTATTTTAAGGAGTTTAAAAGGACCAGTATTGCTGGAAAATCTGGGATTCCAATAATTAGGTAGGATTTAGTAATGTATAAAAGTACAAAATTTCAGGAAATACTACAgaaataaatgtatatatctgTACTCAAAAGatttctgaattttaaaagaaGCAGTCTGCTGCCAACGGTGAGcgggaggagggtgggggaggggaatgctcTCTCGCTCTTCTCTTCTAAATGAGCATTGTACAGAGGtcagtgggggaaggaaagggaagacCACTAGAATAGAACCGCCTCTTTGCAGTTTTCAATTAGGTCGGTTTCAGTTGTATATAAGGAGATGAGCCCACATACGGTTACATAGTTTACAAATAAAgcagtttgtattttttttattgtgtgaagtagtactgaGGTAGTTATGTCTGGACGTGGTAAAGGTGGTAAGGGACTTGGGAAGGGGGGCGCTAAACGCCATCGGAAGGTTCTTCGTGATAATATCCAAGGTATTACAAAGCCGGCTATTCGTCGTTTGGCGCGCCGTGGGGGAGTAAAACGTATTTCGGGACTGATTTACGAAGAGACGCGTGGCGTGTTGAAGGTGTTTTTAGAGAACGTGATCCGCGATGCTGTTACTTACACTGAACATGCCAAGCGTAAGACGGTCACAGCCATGGATGTGGTTTATGCTCTGAAACGCCAGGGCCGCACTCTGTACGGATTTGGTGGTTGAGTTTTTTTCCCCACGTATAATTAACAACGGCTCTTTTCAGAGCCACCCATACTTTCACAGTAAGAGCTGGATCAGTCTAATCAGCATGGGGAGGAAGATGAGCgaggaaaaaaatactttgtaCTGAATTTTTTTATCTAAGCAACATGTTTGTCACTCTATTAGACAAATTGTATAGATACGCCTCTGTTTCACTGCTCACTCACATAGAGGAGCGGGGTTCAATCATGAAGGTCTGAAAACCACAAGTAAAACAGTGCCTCAGGGAACACACCGCAAACCTTAACTGGACTCCTACCTTTTGTGTTAATTCATATTTGGTTTAGAATATAGAAGTAATAGTTTTAAAGTATTGAAGGTATTTGGTTAGCAGCATTTAGCTGTAGATGGTGTTCTCAGACGCAGTCTCTGGCCAGTTCCTCCAGCAGTCGCAGAGGTACAGGAAGGTGGATTTACAAGGAAGAGTCGAGCGCATTTTCTAGAAAGCAGCATTATGGGGGCATTAAAAAAACACCTAACAATTGCTAATATTATTTTGAGATACTATATCAAATCTATTAGGAAGATGCATTTTGTAAAACAGTTAAAGAGGATTAGTGCGGGAGCCAATCATTCCTTCCGTATAAATACTGCCGTTAGGGGACTGATCTACAATAGCCATAAGATTACTGTGTAAACGCATATCGGCCTACGTCTccgagaagagagagagagagagagagagagagggagggagggaagcggcAGGAAATATTGGCAATTTTAGAAGCAAAAATCCGTTCTCTATCTGGTTTCTGGGCGCGGTTTAAAAACAACTTCCTGCATTTGAAAAGCCCGCGCTGTGCAAGGATTAGTCAATTACAAACCTTGTGGGCGTTTGAAAAGCCCGCGCTGTGCAAGGATTGCCCAGTGACAAACCGTCCTTTTAACCCCTTCAAGGAGAGATCCCTAATCCCCTTTGCTCggttggaggaggagggggaggttttgAATACTAGTTCGGTACAAAACTACGTCTCGGGGATTTTCTATTTGACTTTCCAACAGGTGTACCAGTCATTTGAAGACCTTTATTCTCGTAAATCTGACAACAATCTGTGTAAGAAAGTTGTGTGGGGAACGTGAGATGCATGTACAAATACTGACTGTTCCTGTTAAAAGTCCCGCTGTGGGAGAATGATCATTATGCATTACATCTCAATTCCCCCATTCATCTGCAGACTTATTTCTCACCCACTGGATATTTACAGATATGCTCTTGTGTGTCTTTCTGTAAACTGAGTGCACTGCTGTTATGGAATACTCACTTTAGCCAGTCTTTCTGACTACATCTATCCTTACTGTTAAATCAATAGTTGGTCCATTTATCAGTGTCCTGATTTAATTATCTCCGCAAGATAGTCTCGAAGGTAGAGGGCTagggttttgtttaaattaatttaattgatAAATTTACCTCTAAGAAACTAAATTAGAAGTAAGAGCACCTTCAATGAGTGGTCACGTCACTGAGCACCAAAGTACAAGACCCCTTACAGACATTTCTAATCTGTAAATACACAAAGAAAACTCCCTTGATATTCAGTCAGCAATAACGTGGAAAAATGGTgccgagccccccccccctcttttttttaattcgATGAGATGCAAAAGCCACCCCCTTTCCAACAGGCATATTCTGCTTCACCAATGGTCACAGTTAGATCCGCTTCCCCATTGGCTGTTCAGACAAGGCAAGTCTCCAGCCTATCACAAATCGTTTGACTCTGAAAACGGAAGTAATATAAGGGCGGCTGCTGGCTGGTCCTTGGtttactttgcatttcttttcCTGAATAAAGGGTCTTAGGCAGAACGTGAATCGCAAATGTCGGGCAGAGGAAAGCAGGGAGGTAAGGTGCGGGCTAAAGCGAAGTCTCGCTCCTCCCGGGCTGGGCTGCAGTTCCCGGTGGGCCGTGTGCACCGCTTGCTTCGCAAAGGTAATTATGCGGAGCGGGTGGGCGCTGGCGCCCCGGTCTATATGGCTGCGGTGCTGGAGTATCTGACCGCTGAGATTCTGGAGCTGGCTGGCAACGCTGCTCGGGACAACAAGAAAACCAGGATCATCCCCCGTCACCTGCAGCTCGCCATCCGAAACGACGAGGAGCTCAACAAGCTGCTGGGGAAAGTCACGATCGCTCAAGGGGGTGTCCTGCCCAATATCCAGGCCGTGCTGCTGCCCAAGAAAACCGAGAGCCACAAGGCAAAGAGCAAGTAAAGCTGACTGAGAAATAAATACTTCGACTTTAAAACTAACCTAAAGGCTCTTTTCAGAGCCACCCACAAAGTCAAAAAAGGGTTTGATTATCTTCAAAAGGTGAAATCCTCCTCTCACAAAAATCAGCgtaacaaaaatcaaacaaacaaaacaattaacTGACATCAGCGGGGACAGGATTTTGCCCTCAACCTAGCGGTGGGTTAAATTGGGATGTGTAAATTACGTCCCGTTCACACACG is a genomic window of Lepidochelys kempii isolate rLepKem1 chromosome 1, rLepKem1.hap2, whole genome shotgun sequence containing:
- the LOC140906541 gene encoding histone H4, whose protein sequence is MSGRGKGGKGLGKGGAKRHRKVLRDNIQGITKPAIRRLARRGGVKRISGLIYEETRGVLKVFLENVIRDAVTYTEHAKRKTVTAMDVVYALKRQGRTLYGFGG
- the LOC140906545 gene encoding histone H2A.J, with the protein product MSGRGKQGGKVRAKAKSRSSRAGLQFPVGRVHRLLRKGNYAERVGAGAPVYMAAVLEYLTAEILELAGNAARDNKKTRIIPRHLQLAIRNDEELNKLLGKVTIAQGGVLPNIQAVLLPKKTESHKAKSK